In the Salinirubrum litoreum genome, one interval contains:
- a CDS encoding DUF5798 family protein: protein MGFGDTAKKLQKVADMAEDVYRKLNELREQVVETKETVEETKARVDSLEADTAEQRAILEALAEQQGIDIDDVIAEAHISEAEAAEADAEGGDSDDAGGATDGTADTGGTDSTDSDTTDDTQHASADPSN from the coding sequence ATGGGATTCGGAGACACCGCGAAGAAACTCCAGAAGGTCGCCGACATGGCGGAGGACGTGTACCGCAAGCTGAACGAACTCCGCGAGCAGGTCGTCGAGACGAAGGAGACGGTCGAGGAGACGAAAGCCCGCGTCGACAGTCTCGAAGCGGACACCGCCGAACAGCGCGCCATCCTCGAGGCCCTCGCCGAACAGCAGGGTATCGACATCGACGACGTCATCGCCGAGGCACACATCTCGGAGGCCGAGGCCGCCGAGGCGGACGCCGAGGGTGGTGACTCCGACGACGCTGGCGGAGCGACCGACGGCACCGCCGACACCGGCGGGACCGACAGCACCGACAGCGATACGACCGACGACACCCAGCACGCGTCGGCCGACCCCTCGAACTGA
- a CDS encoding DUF5800 family protein: MTALSFDEHGVDVVYQGTEFRLEKSLIEDATEKSYPDVTDHEVLKIVEKEPALSGEPRRIGDILQ; encoded by the coding sequence ATGACGGCCCTTTCCTTCGACGAGCACGGTGTGGACGTGGTGTATCAGGGCACCGAGTTCCGGTTGGAGAAGTCGTTGATCGAGGACGCGACCGAGAAGTCGTACCCCGACGTGACGGATCACGAGGTGCTGAAGATCGTCGAGAAGGAACCGGCGCTGTCCGGCGAACCGCGGCGAATCGGCGATATTCTGCAGTGA
- a CDS encoding polymer-forming cytoskeletal protein yields MSLASDPLDRLEIPDGTVVEEHDLVTDGDVLIGGQSTVEFGVRGRSVIAGERVTFGGGIEAESDCRLDIWCDVDGNVLVGEDAYLGERVHIDGQLMVSGDLDIGDDVDIDEGFEANGWIVIRNPMPTIVFYFVLLSQLLRVGEQDAADELASAITDGGGSDVAPLVVPRGASVSDDAWRVSTPATVGDDCRLHGNIRAEEVDVGADNNIFGSIRARGDITVGEGTRVHGDVTTRGGSVTIAEGARILGDVNCGDLTVHEGATVDGTMRARGEMRLVRSDTSRDAE; encoded by the coding sequence GTGTCACTGGCATCGGACCCACTGGATCGACTGGAGATTCCCGACGGTACCGTCGTCGAGGAACACGACCTCGTCACCGACGGGGACGTGCTGATCGGTGGACAGAGCACCGTGGAGTTCGGGGTCCGGGGCAGATCAGTCATCGCGGGCGAACGCGTGACGTTCGGGGGCGGCATCGAAGCCGAGAGCGACTGCCGACTCGACATCTGGTGTGACGTGGACGGCAACGTCCTCGTCGGCGAGGACGCCTACCTCGGCGAACGCGTCCACATCGACGGCCAACTGATGGTCTCCGGCGACCTCGACATCGGCGACGACGTGGACATCGACGAGGGGTTCGAGGCGAACGGCTGGATCGTGATCCGGAACCCGATGCCGACCATCGTCTTCTACTTCGTCCTCCTCTCACAACTGCTCCGGGTCGGCGAACAGGACGCCGCCGACGAACTCGCGTCGGCCATCACCGACGGCGGCGGGAGCGACGTGGCTCCGCTGGTCGTCCCGCGCGGCGCGTCCGTCTCGGACGACGCGTGGCGGGTCTCCACCCCGGCGACGGTCGGCGACGACTGCCGACTGCACGGCAACATCCGCGCCGAGGAGGTCGACGTGGGCGCGGACAACAACATCTTCGGGAGCATCCGCGCCCGTGGCGACATCACGGTCGGTGAGGGCACCCGCGTCCACGGCGACGTGACGACTCGCGGCGGGTCGGTCACCATCGCCGAGGGGGCGCGCATCCTCGGAGACGTGAACTGCGGCGACCTGACGGTCCACGAGGGGGCGACCGTCGACGGGACGATGCGCGCTCGCGGCGAGATGCGCCTGGTCCGGAGCGACACCAGCAGGGACGCCGAGTAG
- a CDS encoding PLP-dependent cysteine synthase family protein, with protein sequence MTTHREPLDSVLDTIGETPLVRVHASPDAVPVYAKLESFNPGASIKDRIGKYMLKAMLDDGTLEPGGTVIEPTAGNTGIGIAVAAGQLDLNAVFVVPERFSVEKQQLMRALGAEVINTPSEDGMGRAIERAHELAGELDNAVVPQQFSNPLNAEAHYETTAPEIYDALDGEVGAVVAGCGTGGTLMGMAEYAREQHPDTHVAAVEPEGSLYATFLGRDAEEAEYKTEGIGTHDTSTNELFDPDLVDDVIQIPDRRTHEEMQRLAREEGHLVASSAAANSLASLQIARDIRDGEIDAPHDSVVTVFADSSERYLSKGVYRSFEEWEN encoded by the coding sequence ATGACCACGCATCGGGAGCCACTCGACTCGGTCCTCGACACCATCGGGGAGACGCCCCTCGTCCGGGTCCACGCCTCGCCCGACGCCGTCCCCGTCTACGCGAAACTGGAGTCGTTCAACCCCGGCGCGAGCATCAAGGACCGCATCGGGAAGTACATGCTCAAAGCCATGCTGGACGACGGCACCCTCGAACCGGGCGGGACCGTCATCGAACCGACCGCCGGCAACACCGGCATCGGCATCGCGGTCGCGGCCGGCCAACTCGATCTGAACGCGGTGTTCGTCGTCCCGGAACGGTTCAGCGTCGAGAAACAGCAGTTGATGCGCGCGCTCGGTGCGGAGGTGATCAACACCCCCAGCGAGGACGGGATGGGTCGGGCCATCGAGCGGGCACACGAACTCGCCGGAGAACTGGACAACGCCGTGGTCCCCCAGCAGTTCTCCAACCCGCTCAACGCCGAGGCGCACTACGAGACGACTGCCCCCGAAATCTACGACGCACTCGACGGCGAGGTCGGCGCTGTCGTCGCCGGGTGTGGCACCGGCGGGACGCTGATGGGGATGGCCGAGTACGCCCGCGAACAGCACCCCGACACCCACGTCGCCGCCGTAGAACCCGAGGGGTCGCTGTACGCGACCTTCCTCGGGCGTGACGCGGAGGAGGCCGAGTACAAGACCGAGGGCATCGGCACCCACGACACCAGCACGAACGAACTGTTCGACCCCGACCTGGTCGACGACGTGATCCAGATTCCGGACCGGCGGACCCACGAGGAGATGCAGCGACTCGCACGCGAGGAGGGACACCTGGTGGCCTCCAGTGCGGCCGCGAACTCGCTCGCCAGTCTGCAGATCGCTCGTGACATCCGGGACGGCGAGATCGACGCCCCGCACGACTCGGTGGTGACGGTCTTCGCCGACTCCAGTGAACGCTACCTCTCGAAGGGCGTCTACCGCTCGTTCGAGGAGTGGGAGAACTGA
- a CDS encoding 3-hydroxyacyl-CoA dehydrogenase family protein, whose protein sequence is MRELADIDTVGVVGAGTMGNGIAQVAATAGYDVVMRDIEREFVDRGFDSIEDSLSRFVRKEKLSESEADEIRGRITGTTDLADLADSDLVVEAAVEKMDVKQSIFADLDDVTDDDVVLATNTSTLSVTTIASATERPELVGGLHFMNPVPIMTGVELVVGEKTDPAVVDLLHDFSESLDKETWESDDKPGFVTNRILMPWLNEGIRAYDEGVASKEDIDAGMTLGTNVPMGPLELADHIGLDICLDASQTLHDELGDRYKPAYLLKRKVAAGDLGKKTGKGFYEY, encoded by the coding sequence ATGCGCGAACTGGCTGACATCGACACGGTCGGCGTCGTCGGCGCGGGGACGATGGGCAACGGGATCGCACAGGTCGCCGCCACCGCCGGCTACGACGTGGTGATGCGCGACATCGAACGGGAGTTCGTGGATCGGGGGTTCGACAGCATCGAGGACAGTCTCTCGCGGTTCGTCCGGAAGGAGAAACTGTCAGAGTCGGAGGCCGACGAGATCCGGGGCCGGATCACGGGGACGACCGACCTCGCGGATCTCGCCGACTCGGACCTCGTCGTCGAGGCGGCGGTCGAGAAGATGGACGTGAAACAGTCGATCTTCGCCGATCTGGACGACGTGACCGACGACGACGTGGTGCTGGCGACGAACACCTCGACGCTGTCGGTGACGACCATCGCGTCGGCTACCGAGCGACCGGAACTCGTCGGCGGCCTGCACTTCATGAACCCGGTGCCGATCATGACCGGCGTCGAACTGGTGGTCGGCGAGAAGACCGACCCGGCGGTCGTGGACCTCCTACACGACTTCTCGGAGTCGCTCGACAAGGAGACGTGGGAGTCCGACGACAAACCCGGCTTCGTCACCAATCGGATTCTGATGCCGTGGCTCAACGAGGGGATCAGAGCCTACGACGAGGGTGTGGCCTCGAAGGAGGACATCGACGCGGGGATGACACTCGGCACGAACGTCCCGATGGGGCCGCTGGAACTCGCCGACCACATCGGACTGGACATCTGTCTCGACGCGAGCCAGACGCTCCACGACGAACTGGGCGACCGGTACAAGCCGGCGTACCTGCTGAAGCGGAAGGTCGCGGCGGGCGACCTCGGCAAGAAGACGGGCAAGGGCTTCTACGAGTACTGA
- a CDS encoding geranylgeranylglycerol-phosphate geranylgeranyltransferase: protein MQLGETARGLVDLSRAGNAVAAGVLTATGAFVASPSLTHLGTQWLPVVAAVVATLSATGAGNAINDYFDRDIDRINRPDRPIPRGAVSPRGTLAFSAVLFGLAVVGTLLVPRPAQLIAVVNLLALVAYTKLFKGLPGVGNLVVGYLTGSTFLFGGAAVGNISGAVVLFLLAGVATVTREIVKDVEDVAGDREEGLRTLPIAVGERPALWVGVAIMTAAVLASAYPFLAGAFGVAYLLVVIPADLVMLGASVAAFRDPGLGQRRLKHGMYLAAVAFVVGRSAALLGGVA from the coding sequence ATGCAACTCGGTGAGACTGCACGCGGGCTCGTCGATCTCTCGCGGGCCGGCAACGCCGTGGCCGCAGGCGTGCTCACGGCCACCGGTGCGTTCGTCGCCAGTCCCAGTCTCACCCACCTCGGAACGCAGTGGCTCCCGGTCGTCGCCGCAGTCGTCGCCACCCTCTCGGCGACCGGGGCGGGCAACGCGATCAACGACTACTTCGACCGCGACATCGACCGGATCAACCGACCCGACCGACCGATTCCACGCGGTGCAGTCTCGCCGCGCGGGACGCTCGCGTTCAGCGCGGTCCTGTTCGGACTGGCGGTCGTCGGCACTCTGCTCGTCCCGCGTCCGGCACAGCTCATCGCGGTCGTGAACCTCCTCGCGCTGGTTGCCTACACGAAACTGTTCAAAGGGCTTCCGGGCGTCGGGAATCTCGTGGTGGGCTACCTCACCGGGAGTACGTTCCTGTTCGGCGGGGCCGCAGTGGGTAACATCTCCGGCGCTGTCGTGCTGTTCCTCTTGGCGGGCGTGGCGACCGTCACCCGCGAGATCGTGAAAGACGTGGAGGACGTCGCCGGGGACCGCGAGGAGGGACTGCGAACGCTCCCCATCGCGGTCGGCGAGCGACCGGCGCTGTGGGTCGGCGTCGCCATCATGACCGCCGCGGTGCTCGCCAGCGCGTACCCGTTCCTCGCGGGCGCGTTCGGCGTGGCGTACCTGCTGGTCGTGATTCCGGCGGACCTCGTGATGCTGGGGGCGTCGGTCGCCGCCTTCCGCGACCCGGGGCTCGGCCAGCGTCGACTGAAACACGGGATGTACCTCGCTGCCGTGGCGTTCGTCGTCGGGCGGTCGGCCGCACTGCTGGGAGGTGTCGCGTGA
- a CDS encoding RAD55 family ATPase, whose protein sequence is MYELSPVLDAAVEPGTNLLVSGPPLTGKRALGLDLLAQGTERGEGAVVVTTKDSADRVLGQYGERVDYETEPVAVVDCVTRQQGVGDVTETELVKYASSPVDMTGIGIKLSEVLQGFTANRGIGRNRIMVHSLSTLLMYSNLQTVFRFLHVFTGRIQSVDALGLFAIDSTAHDEQTMNTLKQLFDGVITTAEDAPPTLRMASE, encoded by the coding sequence ATGTATGAGCTCTCGCCGGTCCTCGACGCGGCAGTCGAGCCAGGGACGAACCTGCTCGTCTCCGGACCGCCACTGACCGGTAAGCGGGCGCTCGGACTCGACCTCCTCGCGCAGGGAACCGAACGCGGCGAGGGAGCCGTCGTCGTGACGACGAAAGACAGCGCCGACCGCGTCCTCGGGCAGTACGGCGAGCGCGTCGACTACGAGACCGAACCGGTCGCGGTCGTCGACTGCGTGACGCGCCAGCAAGGTGTCGGGGACGTGACCGAGACGGAGTTGGTGAAGTACGCCTCCTCGCCGGTCGACATGACCGGCATCGGGATCAAACTCTCCGAGGTTCTGCAGGGGTTCACGGCCAACCGGGGGATCGGACGCAACCGAATCATGGTCCACTCGCTGTCGACGCTGTTGATGTACTCGAACCTCCAGACCGTCTTCCGGTTCCTGCACGTCTTCACCGGGCGCATCCAGAGTGTGGACGCGCTGGGGCTGTTCGCCATCGACTCGACCGCACACGACGAGCAGACGATGAACACGCTGAAGCAGTTGTTCGACGGCGTGATCACGACCGCCGAAGACGCTCCGCCGACGCTCCGGATGGCCTCCGAGTGA
- a CDS encoding M24 family metallopeptidase has protein sequence MTPAERRTRACQEHLREGPADAVICFPSTNLQYLTGFVEEPGERHLLLFVPESGDPVFLVPDLYEHQVRDDSWIGDVRTWTDGDDPRESVGTIAADLGLTGGHLLVDDTMWARFTQDLRAVLPEATFGLASEVLADLRVRKDDAEIDALRRAGAVADRVMAALRDLGGEAVGLTEADLAREIERRLTDAGGEGVSFEPVVGSGPNGAKPHHRHGDRIIDAGDPVVLDFGTRVDGYPSDQTRTVVFDGEPPEHFAEVHRVVREAQQAAVDAVQPGVTAESVDAAAREVIESAGYGEQFVHRTGHGVGLDVHEEPYIVAGNDRELDAGMVFSVEPGVYLPDEFGVRIEDLVVVTDDGCERLNDAERDWQFD, from the coding sequence ATGACCCCAGCCGAACGCCGGACTCGCGCCTGCCAAGAGCACCTCCGGGAGGGGCCGGCCGACGCCGTGATCTGCTTCCCGAGCACGAACCTCCAGTACCTCACCGGCTTCGTCGAGGAACCGGGTGAACGCCACCTGCTGCTGTTCGTCCCCGAGTCGGGCGATCCGGTGTTTCTCGTGCCGGACCTCTACGAACACCAGGTGCGCGACGACTCGTGGATCGGCGACGTGCGGACGTGGACCGACGGGGACGACCCCCGCGAGTCGGTCGGCACCATCGCAGCAGACCTCGGACTCACCGGCGGGCACCTGCTCGTCGACGACACGATGTGGGCGCGGTTCACGCAGGACCTGCGGGCCGTCCTCCCGGAAGCGACCTTCGGCCTGGCGAGCGAGGTGCTGGCCGACCTGCGCGTCCGGAAGGACGACGCCGAGATCGACGCCCTCCGGCGGGCCGGGGCGGTCGCCGACCGGGTGATGGCCGCCCTCCGAGATCTCGGAGGGGAGGCGGTCGGACTGACCGAAGCAGACCTCGCCAGAGAGATTGAGCGTCGACTGACCGACGCCGGCGGGGAGGGCGTCTCCTTCGAACCGGTCGTCGGGAGCGGCCCGAACGGTGCGAAACCGCACCACCGGCACGGCGACCGGATCATCGACGCCGGCGATCCGGTCGTGCTGGACTTCGGGACGCGCGTGGACGGCTACCCCTCCGACCAGACCCGGACCGTCGTCTTCGACGGTGAGCCACCGGAGCACTTCGCCGAGGTCCACCGCGTCGTCCGCGAGGCACAGCAGGCCGCCGTCGACGCGGTCCAACCGGGCGTGACCGCCGAGTCCGTCGACGCGGCGGCACGCGAGGTGATCGAGTCGGCCGGCTACGGCGAGCAGTTCGTCCACCGGACCGGCCACGGCGTCGGCCTCGACGTCCACGAGGAACCGTACATCGTCGCCGGCAACGACCGCGAACTCGACGCCGGGATGGTCTTCTCGGTCGAACCGGGTGTCTACCTCCCCGACGAGTTCGGCGTCCGTATCGAGGACCTGGTGGTCGTGACCGACGACGGCTGTGAACGACTGAACGACGCCGAGCGGGACTGGCAGTTCGACTGA
- a CDS encoding NifU family protein, with protein MTADSLSERDLETAIELFLARNFPQIDMHGGSAGIEGIDRETGEVWITLGGACAGCGISPLTVSALQSRLVAEFDEIDRVHTSTDGGFGDHDRPDLSDVPF; from the coding sequence ATGACTGCCGACAGCCTGTCCGAGCGCGACCTCGAGACCGCGATCGAACTGTTCCTCGCGCGCAACTTCCCCCAGATCGACATGCACGGCGGCTCGGCCGGGATCGAGGGGATCGACCGCGAGACCGGCGAGGTGTGGATCACGCTCGGCGGTGCCTGCGCCGGCTGTGGCATCTCGCCGCTGACGGTGAGCGCGCTCCAGTCCCGACTGGTCGCCGAGTTCGACGAGATCGACCGTGTCCACACGTCCACAGACGGCGGGTTCGGCGACCACGACCGTCCCGACCTCTCGGACGTCCCGTTCTGA
- a CDS encoding right-handed parallel beta-helix repeat-containing protein yields the protein MIDDTGEDAHGRCPDESPAKNQLQEVASYRRDLLRGLVFVGGCTASAGAFAPEVAAATLCVDPSDPSCYDTIQTAIDDADEGDTIEVIKSDGPYNEAILITKSITLIGDPGGTEPGVGPDAPVLDGSGLTGVNGISFLEGVSDAWIEGFEIRNYRFDSENGGFGRGISGEDNREPTANVTIRNNYVHDTGWSGIAVAHWSDLHNNWEVTNNVVETATRHGIRVSNCPNSTIANNVVRGGPALKCGILTESKRNRESTTSLTVSDISVKNNTVHGEFSVCGIEASAWNLAQGDPVKIRGVTIAKNTVRGELSGSEGNSDSVEGFDPAGIKIMTLAPGSTVERVNIRDNEISNSVVGVKLREFFDGQPEVLGGTIDAVSVSGNTIEKSGHGAYLEGDAMEVSIEENTISDGLHTGIRIIERSDADSISVNSNDLVNNENWGIEHRGSGVLDGTNNWWGTKTGPSGGVQDPETGEIANGDGDRVDTDIRFDPWLEEPVADGGPPPVGGFQNPPTDPDGDGLYEDINGDGTFDIVDVQALFANLDDSAVTNNPDAFDFNGDGQVDVVDVQRLFNEL from the coding sequence ATGATCGACGATACCGGTGAGGACGCTCACGGACGGTGCCCGGACGAATCGCCAGCAAAGAACCAACTGCAAGAAGTTGCATCCTACCGCCGTGACCTGTTAAGAGGGCTCGTGTTTGTGGGGGGATGTACCGCCAGTGCCGGTGCGTTCGCACCAGAGGTGGCTGCTGCAACACTCTGTGTTGACCCGAGCGACCCCAGTTGCTACGATACGATTCAGACCGCGATAGACGACGCGGACGAGGGTGACACGATCGAAGTGATCAAGAGTGATGGACCGTACAACGAGGCCATCCTGATCACCAAATCAATCACGCTTATCGGTGACCCAGGTGGTACTGAACCAGGGGTCGGTCCCGATGCACCAGTCCTGGATGGGAGCGGATTAACGGGCGTGAACGGAATTTCGTTCCTAGAGGGGGTATCCGATGCCTGGATCGAAGGGTTCGAGATACGGAACTATAGATTCGATTCTGAAAATGGAGGATTCGGACGCGGGATCAGTGGTGAAGACAACCGAGAACCTACCGCGAACGTCACGATTCGCAACAACTACGTACACGATACGGGGTGGTCGGGAATCGCCGTAGCACACTGGTCGGATTTACACAACAACTGGGAGGTCACGAATAACGTCGTGGAGACTGCGACGAGACACGGAATACGGGTCTCGAACTGTCCCAACTCGACGATAGCGAACAACGTAGTAAGAGGTGGGCCAGCCCTCAAGTGCGGGATTTTGACCGAATCAAAACGGAACAGGGAGAGCACGACCTCACTCACTGTATCGGATATCTCTGTCAAAAACAACACTGTCCATGGAGAATTCAGTGTGTGCGGTATCGAAGCATCCGCCTGGAATTTAGCCCAAGGCGACCCCGTCAAGATCCGCGGTGTCACAATCGCCAAAAACACTGTTCGAGGCGAACTGTCTGGAAGCGAGGGTAACTCAGACTCGGTTGAGGGGTTCGATCCAGCAGGGATTAAAATCATGACACTGGCTCCGGGCAGCACGGTGGAACGAGTCAATATACGGGACAACGAGATTTCCAACAGTGTTGTTGGTGTCAAGTTACGAGAATTCTTCGATGGGCAACCGGAGGTACTGGGGGGAACAATAGACGCAGTATCGGTTTCTGGAAATACCATCGAGAAATCAGGTCATGGTGCGTATCTGGAGGGAGATGCGATGGAAGTTTCTATCGAAGAGAACACGATCTCGGACGGTCTACACACAGGCATTCGAATCATCGAGAGATCTGATGCAGATAGTATCAGTGTCAACTCGAACGACCTGGTGAACAACGAAAACTGGGGAATCGAACACCGCGGCTCCGGTGTTCTCGACGGGACGAACAACTGGTGGGGTACAAAGACCGGACCGAGCGGTGGAGTACAAGATCCAGAGACCGGAGAGATCGCTAACGGCGATGGCGACAGAGTCGACACGGACATCCGATTCGACCCGTGGCTCGAAGAACCAGTGGCGGATGGAGGTCCGCCTCCAGTCGGTGGCTTCCAAAATCCACCGACAGACCCAGACGGAGACGGACTCTACGAAGATATCAACGGGGACGGCACGTTCGACATCGTGGACGTTCAGGCGCTGTTCGCGAATCTCGACGACTCTGCTGTAACCAACAATCCGGACGCTTTCGACTTTAACGGTGACGGACAGGTAGACGTCGTTGACGTTCAGCGGCTCTTCAACGAGCTGTAA
- a CDS encoding redox-regulated ATPase YchF, producing MLSIALAGKPNAGKSTFYKSATLSDVDVANYPFTTIDANRGVTHARTDCPCLDLDERCGNDDCHDGKRYVPVELLDVAGLVPGAHEGKGLGNQFLDELTNADVILNVVDASGGTNAEGEPVEVGSHDPLEDVDFIEREMDLWLAGIVDRNWESVERKSRSPDFDIEDALTDMLTGFGATEAEVAKTLRDLDYPDDPIQWTDADREALASDVRARTKPIVLVANKIDDAPPENVERLRETGKTVIPTTADGELALRKGAEAGIVDYDPGDPDFEIVGDLSPAQERGLEQIREVMAEYGGTGVQQAIDTAVYDVLDHFTAFPVQNETRWTDGTGNVLPDAFLLPRGSTPKDLAYAVHSDIGDGYLHAVDARAGRRIGESHELDEGDVIKIVSTAK from the coding sequence ATGCTCTCTATCGCGCTCGCCGGCAAGCCCAACGCTGGCAAGTCCACCTTCTACAAGTCGGCCACACTCTCGGACGTGGACGTGGCGAACTACCCGTTCACCACCATCGACGCGAACCGGGGCGTGACCCACGCCCGCACCGACTGCCCCTGTCTCGACCTCGACGAGCGCTGTGGCAACGACGACTGCCACGACGGGAAGCGCTACGTCCCGGTCGAACTGCTGGACGTGGCCGGACTCGTCCCCGGTGCCCACGAGGGGAAGGGTCTCGGCAACCAGTTCCTCGACGAACTGACGAACGCGGACGTGATCCTGAACGTCGTCGACGCGTCGGGGGGCACGAACGCCGAGGGCGAACCGGTCGAGGTCGGGAGTCACGACCCACTGGAGGACGTGGACTTCATCGAACGCGAGATGGACCTCTGGCTCGCTGGCATCGTCGACCGCAACTGGGAGTCGGTCGAGCGCAAGTCCCGGTCGCCGGACTTCGACATCGAGGACGCCCTGACCGACATGCTCACCGGCTTCGGCGCGACAGAGGCCGAGGTGGCGAAGACACTCCGGGACCTCGACTACCCCGACGATCCGATCCAGTGGACCGACGCGGACCGCGAGGCACTCGCCAGCGACGTGCGTGCCAGAACCAAACCCATCGTCCTCGTCGCCAACAAGATCGACGACGCCCCGCCGGAGAACGTCGAGCGCCTGCGCGAGACGGGCAAGACGGTGATCCCGACCACGGCAGACGGGGAACTCGCACTCCGGAAGGGCGCGGAGGCGGGTATCGTGGACTACGATCCGGGCGATCCGGACTTCGAGATCGTCGGCGACCTGAGTCCGGCACAGGAGCGGGGTCTCGAACAGATCCGGGAGGTGATGGCGGAGTACGGCGGCACCGGCGTCCAGCAGGCCATCGACACGGCGGTCTACGACGTGCTGGACCACTTCACCGCGTTCCCGGTGCAAAACGAGACACGCTGGACCGACGGGACCGGCAACGTCCTCCCCGACGCCTTTCTCCTCCCCCGCGGGTCGACCCCGAAGGATCTGGCCTACGCGGTCCACTCGGACATCGGCGACGGCTACCTCCACGCGGTGGACGCTCGCGCCGGCCGGCGGATCGGCGAGTCGCACGAGTTAGACGAGGGCGACGTGATCAAGATCGTCTCGACCGCGAAGTGA
- a CDS encoding DICT sensory domain-containing protein: MLRDVLDPVRRDRRTLTLFTRDGPDDAVDTVRRHFAVRNVDVTVRRTSAPEPAGFAVLHDDDGECIEAGSLSGLSAYLSPDVWGQVFDADRVDERPDRPALLRAVDDGVYVVENAGKLPLLRASHQIEHLATGSEPGTLFAGFQQLSNIRDDFGTWDRYRRLAAYDTDVHVFGSPDQAFPDDESLTVHGSDAAEIGDTWFLVYLGAEWAGVLIAEQVASAPDGPRYDGFFSFRRDLAETAATYLAETYLDKSDLTWPAVDGGTDPVVDDGDLRD; the protein is encoded by the coding sequence ATGTTACGCGACGTACTCGACCCCGTTCGGCGGGACCGCCGGACTCTCACGCTGTTCACCCGCGACGGTCCCGACGACGCGGTGGATACCGTCCGACGCCACTTCGCGGTACGGAACGTCGACGTGACGGTTCGCCGGACGTCCGCTCCGGAGCCTGCCGGCTTCGCGGTCCTCCACGACGACGACGGCGAGTGTATCGAGGCGGGATCGCTGTCGGGGCTCTCCGCCTACCTCTCACCCGACGTGTGGGGACAGGTCTTCGACGCGGACCGGGTCGACGAGAGGCCCGACCGGCCCGCGCTCCTCCGCGCCGTAGACGACGGCGTCTACGTCGTCGAGAACGCCGGGAAACTCCCGCTGCTCCGTGCCTCCCACCAGATCGAACACCTGGCGACGGGGTCGGAACCGGGGACGCTGTTCGCGGGGTTCCAGCAGCTCTCGAACATCCGGGACGACTTCGGGACGTGGGACCGGTACCGTCGCCTCGCGGCCTACGACACCGACGTCCACGTCTTCGGGTCGCCGGACCAGGCGTTCCCGGACGACGAGTCGCTGACGGTCCACGGGTCCGACGCCGCAGAGATCGGCGACACCTGGTTTCTCGTCTACCTGGGGGCGGAGTGGGCCGGCGTGTTGATCGCAGAACAGGTGGCGTCCGCCCCCGATGGTCCTCGCTACGACGGCTTCTTCTCGTTCCGCCGTGATCTCGCCGAGACGGCCGCGACCTATCTCGCGGAGACCTATCTCGACAAATCAGACCTCACCTGGCCGGCAGTAGACGGCGGGACTGACCCGGTCGTGGACGACGGAGACCTGCGGGACTGA
- a CDS encoding CoA-binding protein, whose amino-acid sequence MPITSDDGLRELLDLQRVAVVGCSATPGKAAHDIPAYLREHGYEVHPVNPYADEIFGVEPADSLAGVDADVGLVNVFRPSDEVPGIVDQVLDRKQSRGDVQAIWLQLGISHDEAAARAEEAGLRVVQDRCMKVEHGRLLG is encoded by the coding sequence ATGCCCATCACGAGCGACGACGGACTCCGCGAACTGCTCGACCTCCAGCGTGTCGCGGTCGTCGGGTGTTCGGCCACGCCCGGGAAGGCGGCCCACGACATCCCGGCGTACCTCCGCGAGCATGGCTACGAGGTCCACCCGGTCAACCCCTACGCCGACGAGATCTTCGGCGTCGAACCGGCCGACTCGCTGGCCGGGGTGGACGCCGACGTCGGCCTCGTGAACGTCTTCCGGCCGAGCGACGAGGTGCCGGGGATCGTCGACCAGGTGCTCGACCGGAAGCAGTCGCGCGGCGACGTGCAGGCGATCTGGCTTCAACTCGGTATCAGTCACGACGAGGCCGCAGCACGCGCCGAGGAGGCCGGGCTTCGCGTCGTGCAGGACAGGTGCATGAAAGTCGAACACGGCCGATTGCTCGGGTGA